Genomic DNA from Chlorocebus sabaeus isolate Y175 chromosome 6, mChlSab1.0.hap1, whole genome shotgun sequence:
CCGTGCACCTCCATCACAACATCTCCCCTTTGTCCTGCAGGTTTGGAAATGCCTCACTGTCTTCTGGCCTTTGATTTGTGTGCCACGagcaaaaaagttaaaatcaggctgggtgtggtggcgcatacctgcaatcccagcactgtgagaggctgaggcaggaggatcccttgagcccaggaactcaagaccaacCTGCACAagatgacaaaaccctgtctctacattaaaaaataaataaataaataggccgggcgtggtggcttacacctgtaatcccagaactttggaaggccgaggcaggtgcatcacctgaggttgggagtttgagagcagcctgaccaatgtggtgaaaccccatgtctaccaaaaatacaacaattagctgggcgtggtggcgcatgcctgtaatcccagctacttgggaggctgaggcaggagaatcaaatttaggaggtagaggttgtagtgagctgagatcgtgccattgcactccagactgggcaacaagaacgaaaactcggtcttaaaaaaaaaaaaaaaaaagttaaaatcagtGTAACAAAGTATTGCGAAGATGGTGAGCCCGGGAACAATTGGCTCTTTTAACCCTTAACACGTTTGGGGGGATTCATTTTTTAAGTTGAGGTGTAACTTATGCACAATCCACCACTCATAAGTGTACACACAGCTCAAGTGCTTGTTGAAAAGTGAGTGCAGCCATAAAGCACTGCCTGCTTGGAGCTCTAGAACCTTTCCACCACCCAGCAGGTTCCCCATCCGAGGGGacgtgggctgggctgggccaggAGCCTGCTTGGAACAGGGACAGAGCCACAGAAAGCCTGGGAGGCCTGCCACAGCCTGGGGACCTGGGGATTCTGAGCGCCTTCTGTGACCTCATGTTGCGCAGACCTGAGTTTCTCAGTGGTTCTGTCAGTGGTGATGTGGGTGGTTGGGAAGATAAGGGATTCTAGTCGTGAATGTGTGGAGATAAAGGATACCTAATGTCCAGCCTCCATCCTGAGAGAACGTTTTGTCTCAAAGAGTGCTGATACCCCTGCTTTATTCCCCCAGCAGCCCTGGCCTGCCAGGAGGAGGAGAGCCTGGCTGTTCCTGCCAAGCGGCGCCGGGTCACTGCTGAGATGGAGGGGAAGTACGTCATCAACATGCCCAAAGGCACCACACCCCGCACCCGCAAGATCCTGGAGCAGCAGCAGGCTGCAAAAGGTACTGGCCCATCAGGGGCACACTTCCCTGTGGGGACCATGTCCCTCCCTCTGCATCACACAGGGCCCGTCATATCTTACAGCAGCTGAGAAGCAGGCTTTAACAGGGATGCAGGAGCCACAGGCCAAGGGAACAGTGATGGTGGCCACAGAGGAGGGAAACACATCACCTCTGCCCTCTGATCCTGCAGTTAGTGTAGCTGGTCTCCTTGGCACCTCTTCCCTAAGGGGCAGGAGCAAGGATGGAGTGATAGTCTGCTGTAAAATAAGTGGATGTGCTTGGCCAAGGGCAGTTATCCCAAAGTGGCACCATTGCTATGAGCCAGAGGAGACGAGTGGAGATACAGTCCAAAGCTAGGCCTTGTGACTTGGAGTACAGAGATAatctcttggctgggcgtggtgacgcacacacctgaatcccagccctttgggagactgaggtgggaagactgcttgagcctaggagttcaagcatgccacatagtgagaccccgtctctgttagaaaggctgggctcagtggcccatgcctgtaactccagcactttcaGATGATGCAGAAACGTATTCAGTAAAAACAAACTCTTTTCCCTCACTCCCATATCCTTGTCTCTTGTTAACCTTTCCAGACCAGCatctatgtacatacatatacacatatataggcagttttttgttttttagttttagtttttatttttttgagacagagtctcacttcatcacccaggctgggttacGGTGAGTGGCACCTTATCGACTCACTCCAGtctcctcgacctcccaggttcaagtagtcctgcctcagcctcctgagtagctgggactacaggcacatgccaccacgcccacccaatttttgtattttttgtagagatgggattttgccatgttgcccagtctggtcttgaactcctgagttcaagtgatctgcctgcttcacctttccaaattgctaggattacaagtgtgagccattgcactcagcctagtgtttcttttttaaacacaaatagtatttgtgtttaaaatgtcagtattgttttacaacttttttgtttttttttttttgaaccggagtcttgctctgttacccaggctggagtgcagtggcacagtctcggctcactgcaacttccgcttcctggattcaagcaattctcctgcctcaatctcccaagaagctgggattacaggtgcgcgccaccacgcctggctaatttttatatttttagtagagatggggtttcatcatgttggccaggctggtctcaaactcctgatctcgggtgatccacctgcctcggcctcccaaagtgctggaattacaggcgtgagccactgtgcctgtacttaacttttcttttcttgtttttctttttttttttttctttgagacagagtgttgctctgttgcctgggctggagtgctgtggtatgaACACGACTcaccgcctcaacctcctgggttcctACCTTAcctccccagtagcagggactatagatgtgggtcaccatgcccagctaacttttaaattctGATTTCTAACTCTTAGGCTCATGCGATTTGCCCACCACTGCCTCCCaccgtgttgggattacagacataagccaccactcctggcctgttCTATAACTtttttgttcatatatatatatttagagatggggtctcactatattacccaggttgttctcaaactcctgggctcaggtgatccacctgcctcagcctcccaaacggATTACAGGTGCACCTTGCCACGCCTGGCCCATGTTCTGTAACTTTTTTGTTGAGATCTTCTCATATTAATGCAGGTAgatcttcttcattctttttttaatggtggTTTATTATTTCCAGAGTGTTTATATACCATAATTTAGTAACCATTCTATTGATGGCTATTAGGTTATAATTTAGGGGAGGAGGCACTACTGCTCATCGGATTCTCTCAGAGGTCCCTGACCCCAAGAAGTGAAAGGAACATGCAGGGACTAAGAACTCTTCCTGTGCACATAAGTCATGAGCTAGTGCTGAGGTGTAGGGAATCTGCCAGTTGTAGCTGGTCTTTCCCACATTTGACTCGAGCCAGATAGGGCTGGGTTAAGGTCAGTGTGAACCAACAGTGTAGACATAACACCCAACTCAGCACAGTCTGGCCCTGCCTGTCCCGGAGCTACTGGTATCTGGGCTGCCTTGGTATCTGTACAGAGCTCAGCCTAGGCCTGGCCCACCAGGGCCTCTCCCTGATGGCTTCACTTCCCTCCCAGGTCTCCACAGGACGTCTGTGTTTGACCGCCTCGGCGCCGAGACCAAGGCAGACACCACAACGGGAAGTAAAGTGAGTGGGGATGGGGGAGCGATCCTGGGCGTGCGAGCTCTTGTCTTCCCTGAGCGGTGCTCCTGACTCTTAACACATCTCGACCTCACTCAGCCCAGGGCTGTCTAACCTTCCTTTCCAGCCTCAGTTCCTGGCTTTGCACTGGTGGCTTTCCCGTCTGTCTTCTGCCCTGGCTTCTCTCCCAATTTCCAGCCCTGGGGGTCCAGTGACTCCTGGATGCCTCACACCCACCATGTCCCCAACTGGTCTTAGCGTCTTTCCCCAAGTTAGTCCTCTCCTGGGCCCCCATCTGAGGGCTGCCTGCCCTCCCCATTGCAGTCTGTCAGTGGGTCTGATGACTCTACtgttctctccctcctctgccaCTCTCCCTATCCGGATAGGACGATAGCCTCTTGAACGGTCTCGCACAGCTACCATGGACCCCAGCCCCCTATCCCCAGAGCAGCAGTGTGTGCAGCCCACAGGACAGGGCCTTTCCCCCAACTGGAAGCCCTGCAGAGGCTTTTCACTGTGCCCATGATGCAGCCTGCACTTCCTGCCACGGCCTGCAGTTCCACAGGCCCCAGGCATGGTGTGTAGTTCAGAGTACACCCTGAAGCCCACAGGGGCCTGACTGCGTGGCTTTGGCCATGTCACTTAGGTCCTTTGTACTTCAGCCTCCTCATCTGTATAGACCCACCTCCAAGGACGGCTGTAGGGTTAAGATCATCCCTGCATGGTGCTGGGCTGTGCGGTGCCTGTTGGTGAACTATTGCAGAGCTCCCCAGCTGTGTTTCCTGCCTGCCAGTGTCCTGCTCCACAGGGTGCAGCAACTCTGGCTTGCTCACTTCCAAGAATCTTACCATGAGGAGGATGGGAACACTCGGGATCATGTGGCTGGAAGTTCCAGCCCTATGAAGAACTGGGCACATAGTGAGTGCTCAATACATAGGATTATGCTTCCTGCCTTCAGGGCAAAGCGCATGCTCTTTTCTTTGCTAATTCATCTTGGAGGGCCTGGCTTCAAAGTTGGTGCCTCAGGGAAAGTTCCTTTGGACTGATGAGGAGCCACCCCTGTCTTCTGCCCTCCAGCTCTCCTTCTCCGTCTAGAAGGCGTTACTGTTGTTCTTGCAGAattatttgtgtcatttctgatgcCAAGCCTGTCTTCCCCACTGGACTATGAgccccatgagggcagagctGAGGCTGTCTTGGTCATCACTGTGTCCCTAGCACTGCTGGCCTAGGACCAGGTACAATATAGAGTTGGGACTCAAAATAACTGTGGAGTGAATGACCAGATTAATCTCTCCACTCCAATCATGCCCACCTACTGACCTTGCAAATGACCTTCCCTTTGTGTGGCATTCCCGTCCTCTTCCCTCTTTATTAGAGCCACTTCCAGCTCAGATGTCCCCTCTCTCAGGGAGCCCTCCCTGAACTTCTAGGAAGGTCAGGTACTTCCTCTGGGCTCCTCCAGTCCCCTGGACTGCCCACTTCGTGGCTCTCGCCACTATCTGGGGTGTCAGTGATGGGTGTTTCTCCCAACTGTGAGTcccaggaggccaggcacagaggaagCAGCTCTCCATGAATGTGTGTTGAGTGACTCAGTGACTCATTCATCCTGTCTCTGACCTCTACAGCCCACAGGAGTCTTCAGCCGCCTGGGGGCCACCCCAGAAACGGACGAGGATCTGGCTTGGGACAGCGACAATGACAGCAGCAGCTCTGTCTTGCAGTATGCCGGGGTCCTGAAGAAGCTAGGACGGGGCCCAGCCAAGGCCAGTCCCCAGCCAGCACTGACTGTCAAAGCCAAGGCCACGAGCTCGGCGACAACGGCCGCTGCCCCGACACTGCGGCGCCTGGCGCTTTCCTCACGGTCCGGGCTTGAGAGGAAGCCGGAGTCCTTGTCTAAAGTCAGCATCATCAAGAGACTGGGCGCAGCTACCCTTGTGCCCGAGGCCCAGGACAGCCAGGTCACCAGCACCAAGAGTAAGTCCTCAGCTGAAGTCAAGGTCACCATTAAGAGGACTCTGGTGGGGCCCCGGGGGAGCAGCTCCAGCGAGGGCCTTGGTGCCCAGATGGACCACGCGGGCACTGTGAGCGTGTTCAAAAGACTGGGCCGCAGGACCTTCTAGCCCACGTGTGGGCGGGGTGCAGGCAGCAGAGCCCGTGGGCATCTGCCCTGGCCGCCCCAGGCTCCTGGCTTCATCACGCCTCCCACCAGCTCCTGGATGACACAACTTGTCTCCCTCGGGCTCTAGAGCTAGGCCCGAGCATTCGGGGGATCACCCCATTTCTCCTAGCCTGGGATGGTCGTTGCAGCTGGCCTGGCCCGCTCCAGGACTCCCCTTCTCTCATGtcctctttgctttcttctctggCTGTGGCCTTGGCAGAACCCACTTTTCTACCTCTCCCAAGTGCCAGGGGCCCTCTTCCTCTCCTATATTCCCCTTCCTCCCCCGAGCACGGTCTGCTGCCTCAGACCCCAGCTTATCAGCCCTCCCTGTCCCCCTCAACTGAGTGGGTGTCACCTGGAGGGCCTCCCTTCCCGCACTCCCCACTGACATCCCTCATTCCTCTGCGCCTCTGCTgtgacttctctctctccctgtcttcactctgttcatttctcttctattttctgtccCCGTGGCAAGGCCCGACTGTCCGCTGCGTCCTGCCCGACCCTCCTGTACCTCCGGCCTCCCAGCGGCCCCCTCGTCGGCGGTGGCGTC
This window encodes:
- the C6H19orf47 gene encoding uncharacterized protein C19orf47 homolog isoform X10 — its product is MVSVTMATSEWIQFFKEAGIPPGPAVNYAVMFVDNRIQKSMLLDLNKEIMNELGVTVVGDIIAILKHAKVVHRQDMCKAATESVPCSPSPLAGEIRRGTSAASRMITNSLNHDSPPSTPPRRPDTSTSKISVTVSNKMAAKSAKATAALACQEEESLAVPAKRRRVTAEMEGKYVINMPKGTTPRTRKILEQQQAAKGLHRTSVFDRLGAETKADTTTGSKPTGVFSRLGATPETDEDLAWDSDNDSSSSVLQYAGVLKKLGRGPAKASPQPALTVKAKATSSATTAAAPTLRRLALSSRSGLERKPESLSKVSIIKRLGAATLVPEAQDSQVTSTKSTNKTAV
- the C6H19orf47 gene encoding uncharacterized protein C19orf47 homolog isoform X5 gives rise to the protein MVSVTMATSEWIQFFKEAGIPPGPAVNYAVMFVDNRIQKSMLLDLNKEIMNELGVTVVGDIIAILKHAKVVHRQDMCKAATESVPCSPSPLAGEIRRGTSAALACQEEESLAVPAKRRRVTAEMEGKYVINMPKGTTPRTRKILEQQQAAKGLHRTSVFDRLGAETKADTTTGSKPTGVFSRLGATPETDEDLAWDSDNDSSSSVLQYAGVLKKLGRGPAKASPQPALTVKAKATSSATTAAAPTLRRLALSSRSGLERKPESLSKVSIIKRLGAATLVPEAQDSQVTSTKRGGVAEGVPSWSGLCMAQANRWCLAVFAQAGVHGVISAHCNLCLPGSSDSPASASQVAGITGARHHAQLIFVFLVEMEFHRVG
- the C6H19orf47 gene encoding uncharacterized protein C19orf47 homolog isoform X11, encoding MVSVTMATSEWIQFFKEAGIPPGPAVNYAVMFVDNRIQKSMLLDLNKEIMNELGVTVVGDIIAILKHAKVVHRQDMCKAATESVPCSPSPLAGEIRRGTSAASRMITNSLNHDSPPSTPPRRPDTSTSKISVTVSNKMAAKSAKATAALACQEEESLAVPAKRRRVTAEMEGKYVINMPKGTTPRTRKILEQQQAAKGLHRTSVFDRLGAETKADTTTGSKPTGVFSRLGATPETDEDLAWDSDNDSSSSVLQYAGVLKKLGRGPAKASPQPALTVKAKATSSATTAAAPTLRRLALSSRSGLERKPESLSKVSIIKRLGAATLVPEAQDSQVTSTKNGV
- the C6H19orf47 gene encoding uncharacterized protein C19orf47 homolog isoform X4, whose protein sequence is MVSVTMATSEWIQFFKEAGIPPGPAVNYAVMFVDNRIQKSMLLDLNKEIMNELGVTVVGDIIAILKHAKVVHRQDMCKAATESVPCSPSPLAGEIRRGTSAASRMITNSLNHDSPPSTPPRRPDTSTSKISVTVSNKMAAKSAKATAALACQEEESLAVPAKRRRVTAEMEGKYVINMPKGTTPRTRKILEQQQAAKGLHRTSVFDRLGAETKADTTTGSKPTGVFSRLGATPETDEDLAWDSDNDSSSSVLQYAGVLKKLGRGPAKASPQPALTVKAKATSSATTAAAPTLRRLALSSRSGLERKPESLSKVSIIKRLGAATLVPEAQDSQVTSTKSKSSAEVKVTIKRTLVGPRGSSSSEGLGAQMDHAGTVSVFKRLGRRTF
- the C6H19orf47 gene encoding uncharacterized protein C19orf47 homolog isoform X7, which gives rise to MVSVTMATSEWIQFFKEAGIPPGPAVNYAVMFVDNRIQKSMLLDLNKEIMNELGVTVVGDIIAILKHAKVVHRQDMCKAATESVPCSPSPLAGEIRRGTSAASRMITNSLNHDSPPSTPPRRPDTSTSKISVTVSNKMAAKSAKATALACQEEESLAVPAKRRRVTAEMEGKYVINMPKGTTPRTRKILEQQQAAKGLHRTSVFDRLGAETKADTTTGSKPTGVFSRLGATPETDEDLAWDSDNDSSSSVLQYAGVLKKLGRGPAKASPQPALTVKAKATSSATTAAAPTLRRLALSSRSGLERKPESLSKVSIIKRLGAATLVPEAQDSQVTSTKSPTVRCVLPDPPVPPASQRPPRRRWRRAC
- the C6H19orf47 gene encoding uncharacterized protein C19orf47 homolog isoform X6, which codes for MVSVTMATSEWIQFFKEAGIPPGPAVNYAVMFVDNRIQKSMLLDLNKEIMNELGVTVVGDIIAILKHAKVVHRQDMCKAATESVPCSPSPLAGEIRRGTSAASRMITNSLNHDSPPSTPPRRPDTSTSKISVTVSNKMAAKSAKATAALACQEEESLAVPAKRRRVTAEMEGKYVINMPKGTTPRTRKILEQQQAAKGLHRTSVFDRLGAETKADTTTGSKPTGVFSRLGATPETDEDLAWDSDNDSSSSVLQYAGVLKKLGRGPAKASPQPALTVKAKATSSATTAAAPTLRRLALSSRSGLERKPESLSKVSIIKRLGAATLVPEAQDSQVTSTKSPTVRCVLPDPPVPPASQRPPRRRWRRAC